In Puntigrus tetrazona isolate hp1 chromosome 7, ASM1883169v1, whole genome shotgun sequence, the following are encoded in one genomic region:
- the LOC122347961 gene encoding serine/threonine-protein kinase pim-3-like — MMGEKVKKAERSFWRWPFGRAENDGQKKEAKIEKERKNGRKWPALRFHLHRSGKYDLVEAEKKFKCEAGTYQRRDNAPASEGPPAAEEQPEQDVLGKGHIMRNYKIGPKLGSGGFGLVCEGTRNEDELKVAVKFSVKAPNMPNISVPGHPNRLPLEIGLTLMANKGPSAPQIIQLLDWEEETDHYIMVMERPSPCMDLLSFMELHGGILDERTARYVMRQVICAAKACFEKVSSIGTLNRRTCW; from the exons ATGATGggagaaaaagtgaaaaaggcaGAGAGGAGCTTCTGGAGGTGGCCTTTTGGGAGAGCTGAGAATGATGGACAGAAAAAGGAGGCAAAGATAGAGAAGGAAAGGAAGAATGGCCGGAAATGGCCCGCTCTTCGCTTTCATCTCCACAGATCTGGAAAATATGACCTGGTCGAGGCTGAGAAGAAGTTCAAGTGTGAGGCGGGAACATATCAGAGACGTGATAATG CTCCAGCTTCAGAAGGCCCTCCTGCTGCTGAAGAACAGCCAGAGCAGGACGTCCTGGGCAAGG GCCACATCATGAGAAATTATAAAATCGGTCCCAAGCTGGGTTCAGGCGGATTTGGTTTGGTGTGTGAAGGAACCCGCAATGAGGATGAACTCaag gtggctGTGAAATTTTCAGTGAAGGCACCAAACATGCCAAACATCTCAGTG CCTGGTCATCCCAATCGCCTGCCGTTGGAGATCGGCTTGACACTCATGGCCAATAAGGGCCCCAGCGCTCCTCAAATAATTCAACTGCTGGACTGGGAAGAGGAGACGGACCACTACATTATGGTTATGGAGCGGCCCTCACCTTGCATGGATCTGCTTAGTTTCATGGAGCTCCACGGAGGAATCCTCGACGAGCGCACGGCGCGATACGTCATGCGGCAGGTCATTTGTGCCGCTAAGGCTTGCTTTGAGAAGGTGTCTTCCATCGGGACAttaaaccggagaacctgctggtGA